Proteins encoded by one window of Ramlibacter tataouinensis:
- a CDS encoding GTP cyclohydrolase II, whose product MSPQSPAPRHIRLTSHAGGTGAPAIRWAAANPAERGPVVGTTSSRAHRNVIGTHSGSYSVYRALAVAAGALSPGHRADLTNTAPTHAIGPHPQWSEPGRIVSLDPWGAQVAEVFAEEIGLGLDVRPTIAITQAHVVLPEIIEAVHKGRLQPDGELLLPSGAAMVTKAAIEPVWHLPGVARRFGCTEADLRRVLFEETGGMYPELVTRGDLDVFLPPIGGQTVYIFGNPRDLANAGVKLTARVHDECNGSDVFGSDICTCRPYLTHAIEECVRGAQPREAGGRGGVGLIAYSRKEGRALGEVTKFLVYNARKRQLGGDTADQYFARTECVAGVQDMRFQELMPDVLHWLGVRRIHRLVSMSHMKYDAITGSGIEVGERVNIPDELIPADARVEMDAKMAAGYFTPGAVPDAQRLKATRGRGWA is encoded by the coding sequence ATGTCGCCCCAAAGCCCAGCGCCGCGGCACATCCGCCTGACCTCGCATGCCGGCGGCACCGGCGCCCCGGCCATCCGCTGGGCCGCCGCCAACCCGGCCGAGCGCGGTCCGGTGGTGGGCACCACCAGCTCGCGCGCGCACCGCAACGTGATCGGTACGCACAGCGGTTCGTACAGCGTGTACCGCGCGCTGGCGGTGGCCGCCGGCGCGCTCTCGCCCGGCCACCGCGCCGACCTGACCAACACGGCGCCGACCCACGCCATCGGGCCCCATCCGCAATGGAGCGAGCCGGGCCGTATCGTCAGCCTGGATCCCTGGGGCGCGCAGGTGGCCGAGGTGTTCGCCGAGGAGATCGGGCTCGGGCTGGACGTGCGCCCGACCATCGCCATCACCCAGGCCCACGTGGTCCTGCCGGAGATCATCGAGGCCGTGCACAAGGGCCGCCTGCAACCCGACGGCGAACTGCTGCTGCCCAGCGGCGCGGCCATGGTCACCAAGGCCGCGATCGAGCCGGTGTGGCACCTGCCCGGCGTGGCCCGGCGCTTCGGCTGCACCGAGGCCGACCTGCGCCGCGTGCTGTTCGAGGAGACCGGCGGCATGTACCCCGAGCTGGTCACGCGCGGCGACCTCGACGTCTTCCTGCCGCCGATCGGCGGCCAGACGGTCTACATCTTCGGCAACCCGCGTGACCTGGCCAACGCCGGCGTGAAGCTCACCGCGCGGGTGCACGACGAATGCAACGGTTCGGACGTGTTCGGCTCCGACATCTGCACCTGCCGGCCCTACCTGACGCACGCCATCGAGGAATGCGTGCGCGGCGCGCAGCCGCGCGAAGCGGGCGGGCGCGGCGGCGTCGGCCTGATCGCCTACTCGCGCAAGGAGGGCCGCGCCCTGGGCGAAGTGACCAAGTTCCTGGTCTACAACGCACGCAAGCGCCAGCTCGGCGGCGACACCGCCGACCAGTACTTCGCCCGCACCGAGTGCGTGGCCGGCGTGCAGGACATGCGCTTCCAGGAGCTGATGCCCGACGTGCTGCACTGGCTGGGGGTGCGCCGCATCCACCGGCTGGTCTCCATGAGCCACATGAAGTACGACGCCATCACCGGCTCGGGCATCGAAGTGGGAGAGCGCGTGAACATCCCGGACGAACTGATCCCGGCCGACGCGCGGGTCGAGATGGACGCCAAGATGGCGGCCGGCTACTTCACGCCCGGCGCGGTGCCCGATGCACAGCGCCTGAAGGCCACGCGCGGCCGGGGTTGGGCATGA
- the tagH gene encoding type VI secretion system-associated FHA domain protein TagH: protein MSFLLHFSGPAAFEQTVALKPATPAVVVGRDKEAAVYLPDTERLVSRRHLSIAWSEAGARLQVLSGNGINTDHGDYFSGDEVVLADGESARIGSYSLIVSAEPAAVDLDATSFSGMGTRPVPAGPVTLSAPEKDTAAAATDPWAELLSQHAPKPAPQAAPTPPAAAAPVADSAPPSSGLVPDDPFSSSTSWRLADDMAGPDPFSISFVGRSGVDIPMDAPPAPAPSAGAAPSFDRTQVGDTTLQALCRGLGVPPPAGDADFDWETFGASVRHVVQCLGDHLGSRLGARRDMRAEDRTLLGARENNPLKGGLPLQEMLQYLLFTPDGVGSYAPARKALQEVADDARSHEASLRTAARGLAEGAIREFDPAKLRGTLLKGRISMTALVDNARLWDLYTAHYEKKSQQLPEWTEQLFNRYYMAAYLREVEKLRRARLPPAAQRTE from the coding sequence GTGTCGTTCCTCCTGCACTTCTCCGGCCCCGCGGCCTTCGAGCAGACGGTCGCCCTCAAGCCCGCCACCCCGGCCGTCGTGGTCGGGCGGGACAAGGAAGCCGCCGTCTACCTGCCCGACACCGAGCGCCTGGTCTCGCGCCGCCACCTCTCCATCGCCTGGAGCGAGGCCGGCGCCCGGCTGCAGGTGCTGTCGGGCAACGGCATCAACACCGACCACGGCGACTACTTCTCCGGCGACGAGGTCGTACTGGCCGATGGCGAGTCGGCCCGGATCGGGTCGTACTCGCTGATCGTTTCGGCCGAGCCGGCGGCGGTCGACCTCGACGCCACCAGTTTTTCCGGCATGGGCACGCGCCCGGTGCCGGCCGGCCCGGTGACGCTCTCGGCGCCGGAAAAGGACACGGCGGCCGCGGCCACGGACCCGTGGGCCGAGCTGCTGTCGCAGCACGCGCCCAAGCCGGCGCCCCAAGCGGCCCCCACCCCGCCGGCAGCGGCCGCCCCGGTAGCGGATTCCGCCCCGCCTTCCAGCGGCCTGGTGCCGGACGACCCGTTTTCCTCCTCCACCTCCTGGCGGCTGGCCGACGACATGGCCGGCCCCGATCCGTTCTCGATCTCCTTCGTCGGCCGCTCGGGCGTGGACATCCCGATGGACGCCCCGCCGGCGCCGGCGCCCTCGGCGGGCGCCGCGCCCAGCTTCGATCGCACCCAGGTCGGCGACACCACGCTGCAGGCCCTGTGCCGCGGCCTGGGCGTGCCGCCCCCGGCCGGCGACGCCGACTTCGACTGGGAAACCTTCGGCGCCTCGGTGCGCCACGTCGTCCAGTGCCTGGGCGACCACCTGGGCTCGCGCCTGGGCGCGCGCCGCGACATGCGGGCCGAGGACAGGACCCTGCTGGGCGCCCGGGAGAACAACCCGCTCAAGGGCGGCCTGCCGCTGCAGGAGATGCTGCAGTACCTGCTGTTCACGCCCGACGGCGTGGGCAGCTACGCGCCGGCCCGCAAGGCGCTGCAGGAGGTCGCCGACGATGCCCGCTCGCACGAGGCTTCGCTGCGCACCGCCGCGCGCGGCCTGGCGGAGGGAGCGATCCGGGAGTTCGACCCCGCCAAGCTGCGCGGCACGCTGCTCAAGGGCAGGATCAGCATGACGGCGCTGGTGGACAACGCCCGCCTGTGGGACCTGTACACCGCCCACTACGAGAAGAAGTCGCAGCAGCTGCCGGAGTGGACCGAGCAGCTGTTCAACCGCTACTACATGGCCGCCTACCTGCGCGAGGTGGAAAAGCTGCGCCGTGCGCGCCTGCCGCCGGCGGCGCAGCGCACCGAATAG